From the genome of Neomonachus schauinslandi chromosome 5, ASM220157v2, whole genome shotgun sequence, one region includes:
- the RBAK gene encoding RB-associated KRAB zinc finger protein produces MPACLLHVTSSDLVPFQGPVSFRDVAVDFTQEEWQQLEPDEKTTYRDVMLENYSHLVSVGYDSTKPKVILKLEQGEEPWIAEGDLPCQSHPEIVWKVDDWIERIPGKEDEHSRQAISINSKTPIEERENAFDKTCNVETSLVPSNITSHTCVSCGKNLESTSELIISDGSYARRKPDECSECGKMYHRGKPYECKQNGEGYSQNEESILQKINILEKPFEYNECMEALDNEAVFLAHKRAYMGEKPYEWNDSGSDFIQMSNFNVYQRSQMELKPFECSECGKSFCKKSKLIIHQRAHTGEKPYECNVCGKSFSQKGTLTVHRRSHLEEKPYKCTECGKTFCQKLHLTQHLRTHSGEKPYECNECGKTFCQKTHLTLHQRNHSGERPYPCNECGKSFSRKSALSDHQRTHTGEKLYKCNECGKSYYRKSTLITHQRTHTGEKPYQCKKPYGCSECGKTFSHNSSLFRHQRVHTGEKPYECYECGKFFSQKSYLTIHHRIHSGEKPYECSKCGKVFSRMSNLTVHYRSHSGEKPYECNECGKVFSQKSYLTVHYRTHSGEKPYECNECGKKFHHRSAFNSHQRIHRRGNVSVLDVETLL; encoded by the exons ATGCCCGCATGCCTCCTCCATGTGACCAGTTCTGATCTGGTGCCGTTCCAGGGGCCAGTGTCATTCAGGGATGTGGCCGTGGACTtcacccaggaggagtggcagcaGCTGGAGCCCGATGAGAAGACCACGTACCGggatgtgatgctggagaactacAGCCATCTCGTTTCTGTGG GGTATGACAGCACCAAACCGAAAGTGATCCTCAAgttggagcagggagaggagccaTGGATAGCTGAAGGTGATCTGCCGTGTCAGAGTCATCCCG aaATAGTCTGGAAAGTTGATGACTGGATAGAGAGAATCCCAGGAAAAGAAGATGAACATTCAAGGCAAGCTATTTCTATCAACAGCAAAACCCcgattgaagagagagagaatgcatttGATAAAACATGTAATGTGGAAACAAGCCTTGTTCCTTCAAACATAACATCTCATACTTGTGTCTCATGTGGAAAGAATTTAGAGTCTACTTCAGAATTAATTATTAGTGATGGAAGCTATGCAAGAAGGAAACCTGATGAGTGTAGTGAATGCGGGAAGATGTACCACAGAgggaaaccctatgaatgtaagcaAAATGGGGAAGGCTATTCTCAAAATGAAGAGAGTATTCttcagaaaattaatattttggagAAACCCTTTGAATATAATGAATGCATGGAAGCCTTAGACAATGAAGCTGTTTTCCTTGCTCATAAGAGAGCTTATATGGGGGAAAAGCCCTACGAGTGGAATGACTCTGGGTCCGACTTCATCCAGATGTCAAATTTTAACGTATACCAGAGGTCACAGATGGAATTGAAGCCCTTTGAATGCAGCGAATGTGGAAAATCCTTCTGTAAAAAGTCAAAGTTAATCATACATCAGAGGGCCCACACgggagagaaaccttatgaatgtaatGTGTGTGGGAAATCCTTCAGCCAAAAGGGGACCCTCACCGTCCATCGGAGATCACACTTAGAGGAGAAGCCCTATAAATGTACTGAGTGTGGGAAAACTTTCTGTCAGAAGTTACATCTCACCCAACACCTGAGAACTCATTCAGgtgagaagccctatgaatgtaatgAGTGTGGCAAAACCTTCTGCCAAAAGACCCATCTCACCCTACACCAGAGGAATCATTCAGGAGAGAGACCCTATCCCTGTAACGAATGTGGGAAATCCTTCTCCCGCAAGTCTGCCCTCAGTGACCACCAGAGAACGCATACAGGAGAGAAACTttacaaatgtaatgaatgtgggaaatcctaCTACCGAAAATCTACCCTTATTACACATCAGAGGACCCACACGGGAGAGAAACCCTATCAGTGCA AGAAACCCTATGGATGTAGtgaatgtgggaaaaccttcTCCCATAACTCATCCCTCTTTAGACATCAAAGAGTGCATACAGGAGAGAAGCCCTATGAGTGTTACGAATGCGGGAAGTTCTTCTCTCAGAAGTCCTATCTCACCATCCATCACCGGATCCATTCGggagagaagccctatgaatgtagTAAATGTGGGAAAGTCTTCTCTCGGATGTCAAACCTCACTGTACACTATAGAAGCCATTCAGGAGAGAAGCCCTAcgaatgtaatgaatgtggaaaagTCTTTTCTCAGAAGTCATACCTCACAGTACACTATAGGACTCATTCAGGAGAGAAACCCTACGAATGTAACGAGTGTGGGAAAAAATTCCACCACAGATCAGCCTTCAATAGCCATCAGAGAATTCACAGGAGAGGGAATGTGAGTGTACTGGATGTGGAGACTCTCCTGTAA